A stretch of DNA from Nitratireductor thuwali:
AAGTGCGCAACGCAGCGCTGTTCGAAAGCCAACCCCGCTGCAGGCCCCATTTGCTCAGCACCGGGTAGAGCGCAGATGCAACACAGCCAAGGAAAAATAGCCCCTCCGCGAGGCCGAATTCAAAGCTGTCTCCCACGCCGTCACTGCCGACCCAAGCCAGCGCCAGCGCACCAGCTGCTCCAACCGCCAGTGTCACCAGCAGCGCCACATCCGGTCGCTCCACGCCAAGTATCCGGCCGAGGGCATAGGCAAGCAACGGAACGCTGACATAAAGTGTGGCCATCGACAGGGCGCTGACCTGATGTGCGGCCCAGAACATCGCGCCAAAGAAGCCGGCAAGACACAACCCCATCACCGCATAAAGGGCGAGCCCGGGAAGACCAGGTCGACGATCAGGCGCTCGCCAGACAAGCACACCGATGGCTATAGCCGCGATCGCGAAGCGGATCGCTGTCAGGAACAGCGGCGGCAGCCCCTCGCTCAACAGGCCCACTGCCGGGAACGATAGTCCGACGATCAATGCCCATAAGGACATTCCAGCGTGTGCGCTTTTTGGTTCAGACGTTGTCATTTTCGGTCTCTCATCTTGTCTTTCCGGCTGTCGTCATCACGTCGGTAGTTCGCGCCATCACGAACAGCCCCTTACCTGCCCCATCAGCGTCTTCCCGCTGCTATCTATTGCTTGGGCACGGGGCCGGAGGAACTGTGGGCCGCCAGCCGGCGAATTGCAGTCCTATCAGTACCAATCGTGGTGCTCTCATCTGACTAGCCTTTAAACAGGGATGTGAGCTGAGCTCGCGACGTTTCCGCCGGAGCGGATCGTGTCTGTGTAGCCGACGCCCTGGGCTGCTAACGCTGCGGGCCAGATGCTACCCGCCAGGGAGGGGTCATCCGGTTCGGTCCCGCAAAGTAAAGGACGAGCCGGTTGCCGCCCGGGTCATACAGTTCCGCTTCACGCCAGAGCCATCGCTTGTCCTCGGGCCCACTGGCGAACGCGATCCCGCCAACCGCCAGCGCGTCGACCGTCTCGTCTAGCTCGTCGCATTCAAAGTATACGGTCGTGCCGCCGCCTCCCTCGCCTTGGTGCAAGGAAAAGGTGCTGTCTCCGTCCGGGCAAGCAAATCGAGCATAGTGAGGCCGCGCATCAACGATGGGGGTCAAGCCGAGCTTCGAGTAGAAGTCCCAGCCGGCATCCAGATCCGGCAGAGCAATCGTTACCTGGTTCATTCGCATCTCCAATCTTCTCCTTTTCGGCATGACGCCGATCGA
This window harbors:
- a CDS encoding DMT family transporter yields the protein MTTSEPKSAHAGMSLWALIVGLSFPAVGLLSEGLPPLFLTAIRFAIAAIAIGVLVWRAPDRRPGLPGLALYAVMGLCLAGFFGAMFWAAHQVSALSMATLYVSVPLLAYALGRILGVERPDVALLVTLAVGAAGALALAWVGSDGVGDSFEFGLAEGLFFLGCVASALYPVLSKWGLQRGWLSNSAALRTFWSLVAGGVLIGFLGLALEPIPALTRMTVFDFLLVAYLGVFSSGVTFWLIQRGTGVLTPGTVTAYTYLVPFVSMLILFVTEPDTIGWEWLPGSLAVILAIVLLLRRSASGRSGAPATDSRPTTG
- a CDS encoding VOC family protein, with the protein product MRMNQVTIALPDLDAGWDFYSKLGLTPIVDARPHYARFACPDGDSTFSLHQGEGGGGTTVYFECDELDETVDALAVGGIAFASGPEDKRWLWREAELYDPGGNRLVLYFAGPNRMTPPWRVASGPQR